The segment TTCAGTAATTATTTCTCTTTATTAATAGGATTAACTTTGTTAAACTTATTGGTTTTTTCCCATAAACTTATAAGTTGCTGCTAATTCGAAAAGTTCGTTGCTTAATGGTTTAAAAACAGGCAACGATTGCTGCGTTTACAAGCAATAAAAAAAGCTGCCCAACTAAAGGCAGCTTAGTTTTACACCTTACAACGAAAATGAAATCCATATCGTTGGAATAATACAATATTCCTGTAAACGACTCTATCCTTCTTTCTTGCATTACCGTTTAATGCCGCTGAAGTTCCCGGCAAATGTCATCGGGGCTTCTAGACCCACCAAAAACAACACAAGCGTTGTATCGGCAAGAAGTTCAATTTGCGCCAATTCATCCACTTCGCCCGTATTGGCATCTCCTATATGCGAGTTAGCAGCTGCTCTAGCGCTTTGTTCTCTCATTGACATAATCATCTTCAATGACTAATGGATTTTCTACAAAATTAATCTTTTTCATCACTTGCTTAATGACAATCGGAAAAAAGTAAGCTCCAAAAAAAGCACAAAAGAACGCCTGCGACCAGGTTTTGAACCATTC is part of the Planococcus shenhongbingii genome and harbors:
- a CDS encoding DUF2798 domain-containing protein gives rise to the protein MPIININIKYRNIIFAFFMALSMSVFITFVLVSLSTGYTEEFLSEWFKTWSQAFFCAFFGAYFFPIVIKQVMKKINFVENPLVIEDDYVNERTKR